A region of Paenibacillus sp. JNUCC-31 DNA encodes the following proteins:
- a CDS encoding ATP-grasp domain-containing protein, translating into MKKLLFVTDLYYPAKGRNYYEEDLYLTSKLREEFDLIICHPEDIESFEDVVDLIIFRNAGPVANFKEKYQAFRKRIVDKQLKTYNSFNGKADMNGKEYLLELTNVNFPVIPTIDSVENVKFLPEVEYFIVKPKDGADSIGMKKISKEELTNEIDNEQQSILVQPFIPFEYEVSFYFIDKDYQYALYAPDKDKRWELKEYTPTEQDLSFAQKY; encoded by the coding sequence TTGAAGAAGTTGTTATTTGTAACAGACCTTTACTATCCAGCTAAAGGCAGAAACTATTATGAAGAAGACCTGTATCTCACTTCCAAACTTAGAGAAGAGTTCGACTTGATTATTTGCCATCCGGAGGATATCGAGAGCTTCGAGGATGTTGTCGATTTAATTATCTTTCGAAATGCAGGTCCTGTTGCCAATTTTAAAGAAAAGTATCAAGCTTTTCGTAAGAGAATAGTAGACAAGCAACTAAAAACTTACAATTCATTTAATGGCAAAGCAGATATGAATGGAAAAGAGTATTTGTTGGAATTAACAAATGTGAATTTCCCGGTTATACCCACGATAGATTCCGTTGAAAATGTTAAATTTCTACCCGAGGTAGAATACTTCATTGTCAAACCAAAAGATGGCGCTGATTCCATTGGCATGAAGAAAATTTCTAAAGAAGAACTAACTAATGAAATTGATAATGAGCAGCAGAGTATTCTGGTGCAACCGTTTATCCCTTTTGAATACGAGGTATCCTTTTACTTCATTGACAAGGACTATCAGTACGCATTGTATGCACCGGATAAGGATAAACGTTGGGAATTGAAAGAATATACACCTACTGAACAAGATTTATCTTTTGCACAAAAGTATTGA
- a CDS encoding P-loop NTPase fold protein, with protein MKANEILKVLGQFQESSYQKILIDGVWGIGKTKYISNFIGNYSNTCYVSLFGKKDVNTMLQEIYFQILDQLPSGKMKKYFSILRQKMNSLDVSYFGVSLSIPVLQNMLSTLNKELSQKDTFIIVFDDLERKHNDLNIKEVFGVVDSLSKIDKIKVVLVAATNHIKDDEEKADYTNFREKAIDRIYTIEEYADEAPREILRDEVWRVIGNLAADLKFKNLRTFEKTNHFIREVTQTLGDDLFSEKFTRDDLYRMCFASVVFKIEHNGEMVLLDHDAPNSELINIFYTTEGSGVIEYLCNFILKNSLDNDMCKSIFPHIKKWFETGTYSEEVFTSLISNINNYKEEPHNFFSSESQIEAMINHTRKYSKNLQGDEKIGEIITNLTSAYSWCEILSVDFGINDEEVLDLISSREKLILQKRV; from the coding sequence ATGAAAGCAAATGAGATATTAAAAGTTCTCGGACAATTTCAGGAATCAAGTTATCAGAAAATTTTAATTGATGGAGTATGGGGGATTGGAAAGACAAAGTACATATCTAATTTCATAGGTAACTACTCAAATACCTGTTATGTATCATTATTTGGAAAAAAAGATGTTAATACTATGCTTCAAGAGATATATTTCCAAATATTAGACCAACTACCAAGTGGGAAAATGAAAAAGTACTTTAGTATATTAAGGCAAAAAATGAATTCGCTAGACGTATCTTATTTTGGTGTTTCTCTATCAATACCAGTGCTACAAAATATGTTAAGCACATTAAATAAAGAGTTAAGCCAGAAAGACACATTTATAATTGTTTTCGATGACTTAGAAAGGAAGCATAATGATTTAAACATTAAGGAAGTGTTTGGTGTGGTAGATAGTCTTTCTAAAATAGATAAGATTAAGGTAGTTTTAGTTGCTGCTACTAATCACATAAAAGATGATGAAGAGAAAGCTGATTACACGAACTTTAGAGAAAAAGCAATCGATAGAATTTATACTATTGAAGAGTATGCTGACGAAGCACCAAGAGAGATTTTGCGAGATGAAGTATGGAGAGTAATTGGTAATCTTGCTGCGGATTTAAAATTTAAAAATTTGAGGACTTTTGAAAAAACAAATCATTTTATTAGAGAAGTAACTCAAACACTTGGAGATGATTTATTTAGTGAGAAGTTTACGAGAGATGATCTTTACAGGATGTGTTTTGCCTCAGTAGTTTTCAAAATTGAACATAATGGAGAGATGGTGTTATTAGACCATGATGCACCTAACAGTGAATTAATCAATATATTTTATACTACTGAAGGTAGTGGAGTCATAGAATACTTATGTAATTTCATATTAAAGAATTCACTTGATAATGATATGTGCAAAAGTATCTTTCCTCATATAAAAAAATGGTTTGAGACAGGCACATATTCCGAAGAGGTGTTTACCAGTTTAATCTCAAATATTAACAATTATAAAGAAGAACCTCATAATTTTTTTTCATCGGAGTCACAAATTGAGGCGATGATAAATCATACTAGAAAGTACAGTAAAAATCTGCAAGGAGATGAGAAAATTGGTGAGATTATCACAAATCTAACTTCTGCATACTCATGGTGCGAAATATTGTCTGTAGATTTTGGGATTAACGACGAAGAAGTTTTAGATCTAATTTCTTCCAGAGAGAAGTTGATATTACAAAAGAGAGTATAG
- a CDS encoding ParB N-terminal domain-containing protein produces MNIRIVPIDQINAAAYTPRVNLQPGDVEYEKLRCSIEELGYVEPIVWNERTGHMVGGHQRYKKMVNDQ; encoded by the coding sequence ATGAACATCAGAATCGTGCCGATTGATCAGATTAATGCAGCAGCCTACACCCCCCGTGTTAACCTTCAACCTGGGGACGTTGAATATGAGAAGCTTCGTTGTAGTATAGAGGAATTGGGTTATGTTGAGCCGATTGTCTGGAACGAACGTACTGGGCATATGGTCGGCGGTCATCAGCGATACAAGAAAATGGTCAATGACCAGTAA
- a CDS encoding YukJ family protein — MGKGLDNGYGVLKCKLADVEKVYVPSKGTNHVEVLVIGDSHEKFRLAINIQSSVSPRHLSEDTANQVLYYVGEDFSSEEITHLPDLQFGFTEITKGNRNIALDFIRGNLVIPNKMVFLPNTDPENSEDNNPDNDLYDKVTSYIEEAKQKNATLYVFGEPWGPEKNKPDKYFDFEPGRGIHNIHMNQGNAGKYAKENGSWQDGGVLIHHENENRWVAIFLAFQSQSWCTNDKGDATKPVSECDHISCEANKEKAEVSC; from the coding sequence ATGGGTAAAGGTTTGGATAATGGTTATGGTGTATTGAAATGTAAATTAGCAGATGTAGAAAAAGTATATGTCCCAAGCAAAGGGACCAACCACGTTGAAGTATTAGTAATTGGTGATTCACATGAAAAGTTTAGGTTAGCTATTAACATTCAATCGAGTGTTTCACCAAGACATTTGTCAGAAGACACAGCAAATCAAGTTCTTTACTACGTTGGTGAAGACTTCAGTTCAGAAGAAATAACACATCTGCCTGACCTTCAGTTTGGCTTCACAGAGATTACAAAAGGGAACCGAAACATCGCACTTGATTTTATTCGAGGGAATTTGGTTATCCCAAACAAAATGGTATTCCTGCCTAATACTGATCCTGAAAATTCTGAAGACAACAATCCAGACAATGATCTTTATGATAAGGTAACTTCCTACATTGAAGAAGCCAAACAGAAGAACGCTACTCTGTACGTATTCGGAGAACCTTGGGGACCCGAAAAAAACAAACCCGATAAATATTTTGATTTTGAACCTGGGCGTGGAATTCATAATATTCATATGAATCAAGGTAATGCAGGAAAATATGCTAAAGAAAATGGATCATGGCAAGACGGCGGAGTTTTAATTCATCACGAAAATGAAAACAGATGGGTGGCTATTTTCTTAGCATTCCAATCCCAATCTTGGTGTACTAACGACAAGGGAGATGCAACAAAGCCAGTAAGCGAGTGTGATCATATCAGTTGTGAGGCGAATAAAGAAAAGGCAGAAGTTTCGTGCTAA
- a CDS encoding DUF4879 domain-containing protein, translating to MRKLFSLALILVLVLSFNVAAYADGDVSQAKPLTKEEIINSKEFREAVKAAKAEFESQKADNAGGPVLFAPAPKVSHINVYGVVSPNGGQEIYGFNNNPLSTTNDHGGAWIQCITFQIGYDSSHYGKLAGNTMTNNWSEAIDLDGDRVVDAFAHSWVYESPNTTGGQFVGTVYSINIPTQWTAWINVR from the coding sequence ATGAGAAAATTATTTAGTTTAGCTCTTATTCTTGTTTTAGTGCTTTCATTTAATGTTGCTGCTTATGCAGACGGTGACGTGAGTCAAGCCAAACCGTTGACAAAGGAAGAAATTATTAATTCCAAAGAATTCCGTGAAGCTGTGAAAGCGGCTAAGGCTGAATTTGAATCGCAGAAGGCTGATAATGCGGGTGGTCCAGTCCTATTTGCCCCTGCTCCGAAAGTATCTCACATTAATGTATACGGTGTCGTATCTCCAAATGGCGGTCAAGAAATTTACGGCTTTAATAACAACCCGCTCTCCACGACCAATGATCATGGTGGGGCTTGGATTCAGTGTATTACTTTCCAGATCGGTTATGACAGCAGTCACTACGGCAAACTCGCCGGCAATACAATGACAAACAACTGGTCTGAAGCTATTGATCTGGACGGTGATCGTGTCGTTGATGCTTTTGCCCATTCTTGGGTTTATGAATCCCCTAATACAACAGGCGGACAATTTGTAGGTACGGTCTATTCCATTAACATTCCAACACAGTGGACCGCTTGGATTAATGTTCGTTAA
- the yaaA gene encoding peroxide stress protein YaaA: MRIIISPAKKMKIDTDLMAIAQMPQFINESEQLLSLLQELSYDELKAMWKCNDAIAEQNVERIQNMNIKANLTPAIYSYEGIQYQYMAPGVFQNEELEYLQQHLRILSGLYGMLRPLDGVTPYRLEMQGKLQGPGFKSLYQFWGSKLAEQLQSESNHILNLASKEYSKNILPFLSEETRFITCVFGQMVNGKLVEKATWAKMARGEMVRYMAEHKIAEVKDVRNFDRLNFAFSEERSDESTYVFIQAEGK; this comes from the coding sequence ATGAGAATTATTATATCACCAGCTAAAAAGATGAAGATTGATACAGACCTTATGGCTATCGCGCAGATGCCGCAATTTATAAACGAGTCAGAACAGCTATTGAGTCTGCTTCAAGAGTTATCCTATGACGAACTCAAAGCGATGTGGAAGTGTAACGATGCAATCGCCGAACAGAACGTGGAGCGGATTCAGAATATGAATATTAAAGCAAATCTGACACCAGCCATATATTCCTACGAGGGCATTCAGTATCAATATATGGCACCGGGTGTTTTTCAAAATGAGGAATTAGAGTATCTTCAACAGCATTTACGTATATTATCCGGTTTATATGGCATGTTGCGGCCTTTGGATGGGGTTACCCCTTATCGGTTGGAGATGCAGGGCAAGCTGCAAGGTCCGGGCTTCAAATCGCTCTATCAATTCTGGGGTAGCAAACTCGCAGAGCAGCTTCAATCAGAAAGCAACCACATCCTAAATCTGGCTTCAAAAGAGTATAGCAAAAATATTTTACCTTTTCTTAGTGAGGAAACCCGGTTCATTACTTGTGTATTCGGACAAATGGTCAATGGGAAGCTTGTTGAAAAGGCAACCTGGGCTAAAATGGCCAGAGGTGAAATGGTACGTTATATGGCAGAGCATAAGATTGCAGAGGTGAAGGACGTAAGAAACTTTGATCGGTTAAACTTTGCCTTTTCAGAAGAACGATCCGACGAGAGTACGTATGTATTCATACAAGCAGAGGGAAAGTAG
- a CDS encoding prohibitin family protein, protein MKNSKTFRVGAIAVALVIIVGVLLVTFFLTRIPNGYVGVVYSPNGGVKDSTLSQGWKLVGAFDKVTKYPIRIQTVEYRDIQIATSDGKNITIDFAYNYQVEPSKVSSIFNTFGPISIQEIEDTYLKTRFRDAARKGISKFTVIDVYGEKSSEAGVDVQQRFSDDVKELGFIVSNVTVGVPQPDAKTQEAIDKRVEASQELERKTTELEIAKKEAERKRVEAQGNADKLLIEAEGQAKANKELQQSLSSQLVEYETIKKWDGALPYVSGSNTPMIQLPTTKTEQNSGAGSVSP, encoded by the coding sequence ATGAAAAATTCAAAGACGTTTAGGGTAGGGGCAATTGCGGTGGCATTAGTTATTATTGTGGGAGTATTGCTGGTGACCTTCTTTTTAACACGAATTCCTAATGGATATGTTGGGGTCGTGTATTCACCCAATGGAGGCGTAAAAGATAGTACACTGAGTCAAGGGTGGAAACTCGTTGGAGCGTTTGATAAAGTGACGAAATATCCGATCCGAATTCAAACGGTGGAATACAGAGACATTCAGATTGCTACTTCTGACGGGAAAAATATCACCATCGATTTTGCTTACAACTACCAAGTAGAACCAAGTAAAGTATCTTCTATATTTAATACATTTGGGCCAATTAGCATTCAAGAAATTGAGGATACATATCTCAAAACACGTTTCCGTGACGCAGCTCGTAAGGGTATCTCCAAGTTTACAGTCATTGATGTTTATGGTGAAAAGTCATCCGAAGCCGGAGTGGATGTGCAACAACGTTTTTCTGATGACGTTAAAGAGTTAGGATTTATTGTATCGAACGTTACTGTAGGTGTTCCTCAACCTGATGCCAAGACTCAGGAAGCAATCGATAAACGTGTCGAAGCATCTCAAGAACTGGAACGTAAAACGACTGAACTTGAGATCGCCAAGAAAGAAGCAGAGCGCAAGCGCGTGGAAGCACAAGGTAATGCAGACAAACTATTGATCGAAGCAGAGGGTCAAGCTAAAGCCAACAAAGAGCTTCAACAATCCTTATCGAGTCAACTCGTTGAATATGAAACCATCAAGAAATGGGATGGAGCCCTTCCATATGTAAGTGGATCAAATACGCCAATGATTCAATTGCCAACTACAAAAACAGAGCAAAATAGTGGCGCGGGTAGCGTATCTCCCTAA
- a CDS encoding DUF4279 domain-containing protein, whose translation MEKTNMMAEFIITGDHFEPKLITEQIGIEPSGTYIKGEKIDDRDLYRKETCWFLETDYQESFDVNQQLNYLLNLLEPHIEKLKTLRMKHNLNFLFSFSIRVMNNESPAISIEQKAISIAYDLKAEFDFDLYIL comes from the coding sequence ATGGAGAAAACGAATATGATGGCTGAATTTATCATTACCGGAGATCATTTCGAACCGAAGTTAATCACAGAACAGATTGGAATCGAACCATCAGGAACCTATATAAAAGGAGAAAAGATTGATGATAGAGATTTGTACAGAAAAGAAACCTGTTGGTTCTTGGAAACGGACTATCAGGAATCTTTTGATGTCAATCAGCAATTGAACTACTTACTGAATCTTTTGGAGCCACATATTGAAAAGTTGAAAACCTTGAGAATGAAGCATAATTTGAATTTTCTGTTTAGCTTCTCGATCAGGGTCATGAATAATGAAAGCCCTGCGATTTCTATCGAGCAAAAGGCAATCAGTATAGCCTATGACTTGAAAGCAGAGTTTGATTTTGATTTGTATATTCTATAG
- the nfi gene encoding deoxyribonuclease V (cleaves DNA at apurinic or apyrimidinic sites) produces the protein MEQILNHPWEISEKEAIVLQYSLAEKVIKQDEFTEVNYVAGVDVAYSKRSDSLIAAVVILDVNSLKPVESVVIEDKVRFPYVPGLFSFRELPPIVKAFKRIKIKPDLIVCDGQGIAHPRRFGLACHLGVLLDTPTIGCGKTRLIGTFVEPESQRGSYSPLIDNSEVIGKVLRTQNNVKPIFVSIGHRISLETSCNWILELSPKYRLPETTRQADHLVKTTLT, from the coding sequence ATGGAGCAAATATTAAATCATCCATGGGAAATAAGCGAGAAAGAGGCCATTGTCCTTCAATATAGTTTAGCTGAAAAAGTCATTAAACAAGATGAATTTACAGAGGTGAATTATGTTGCTGGAGTTGATGTAGCATATAGTAAACGAAGTGATAGTTTAATTGCTGCAGTAGTTATTTTGGATGTTAATTCGCTAAAACCAGTAGAATCAGTAGTAATTGAAGATAAAGTTAGATTTCCATATGTCCCTGGATTATTCTCATTCAGAGAGTTACCTCCAATTGTTAAGGCGTTTAAGCGAATAAAAATTAAGCCAGATCTAATTGTTTGTGATGGACAGGGCATCGCTCATCCAAGAAGGTTTGGCTTGGCTTGCCACTTAGGAGTACTTTTAGATACACCAACGATCGGATGTGGGAAAACAAGATTGATAGGAACATTTGTAGAACCCGAATCCCAACGCGGTAGTTATTCACCTTTAATCGATAACAGTGAAGTAATTGGCAAGGTACTGAGAACTCAAAACAATGTTAAGCCTATTTTCGTGTCAATTGGTCACCGTATCTCTTTAGAAACTTCATGTAATTGGATACTGGAACTTTCACCTAAGTATCGGTTGCCTGAAACCACTAGACAAGCTGACCATCTTGTTAAAACTACTCTAACTTAG
- a CDS encoding toxin-antitoxin system YwqK family antitoxin — protein sequence MEEINILSKEEVLLNGLEFTGDVCFDGDYGDQIFDKSIEDGGNPVTGLVYEKYRNGNLAHYCYYVDGVPDGAYVTYYADGKIEGFKRMRNGAIAGKSISWFKNGEIRSTSVS from the coding sequence ATGGAGGAAATAAATATACTATCGAAGGAAGAAGTTCTTTTAAACGGTTTAGAATTTACAGGAGATGTTTGTTTTGATGGAGATTACGGGGATCAAATTTTTGATAAGTCTATCGAAGATGGAGGAAATCCAGTTACAGGATTAGTTTACGAAAAATATAGAAATGGGAATTTGGCTCACTATTGTTACTATGTGGATGGAGTTCCTGATGGTGCTTATGTCACGTATTACGCAGATGGTAAAATAGAAGGATTTAAACGTATGCGTAATGGAGCAATTGCTGGAAAGTCTATTTCTTGGTTCAAGAATGGTGAAATTAGATCAACATCAGTTTCTTGA
- a CDS encoding PAAR-like protein: MGVTDTILTKDTLNKLLSSPWRSEDTYVTAGAYMHCTFGTHEEVLNKLEPNGVYINGSPMLTVEDCATSTSEPGTIHGIPYTKMGQEIDGNFYSFGYCRSELHPMKLAERVAGPKSDPSYIIDPDPTEPTCGQAIYPCAPGIMPTASASAQSTVMSKPSLSALIEALAGAKPQWTNGSPNVSIQGVPALTSKSCLFCTCGGQIRLLTNGMDPAPPEFAVR, from the coding sequence ATGGGAGTTACAGATACAATCTTAACGAAGGATACGCTAAACAAGCTGCTGTCCTCCCCCTGGAGGAGTGAAGATACATATGTAACGGCAGGAGCCTATATGCATTGTACGTTTGGAACCCATGAGGAGGTACTGAACAAGCTGGAGCCCAATGGGGTGTACATAAACGGTAGCCCGATGCTAACGGTCGAGGATTGTGCCACGTCCACTTCTGAGCCAGGGACGATTCACGGTATACCTTATACAAAAATGGGACAGGAAATCGACGGGAACTTCTACTCCTTCGGGTATTGCCGGAGTGAGCTGCATCCGATGAAGTTAGCTGAACGTGTCGCAGGACCCAAATCGGATCCTTCGTACATTATTGACCCCGATCCAACAGAACCAACATGTGGACAGGCTATCTACCCTTGTGCCCCTGGAATTATGCCCACCGCCTCGGCTTCTGCTCAAAGCACAGTGATGTCAAAGCCTTCGTTAAGTGCACTGATCGAGGCATTGGCAGGGGCAAAGCCCCAGTGGACCAATGGAAGTCCCAATGTGTCCATTCAGGGAGTACCGGCCCTGACCAGTAAGTCCTGCCTGTTCTGTACGTGTGGAGGACAGATACGCTTGTTAACCAATGGCATGGATCCGGCTCCTCCGGAGTTTGCTGTAAGGTAA